ATTAATGAGTTATTTAACTGTGGACTTGTGTTGGTTCCTGTGTTTGTGTAGGTAATGATATTTCATGTATAGATGAATCTATATTGGTTTGGAAAGAGATGCAGTATTTTGTTTGATGGCTGTGCAGAGGATCCTCAGCTGAGCCCTGACAGGTGCTAGCTCTGGTGTCCCTCACCCTTGTCCCCTTAACTGTTTAATCAACTAACACTAatgtgtgagtgcatgtatgTGTCAGGGTGTACACAATTTCACACTTTATTGACTCATTTGGGACTCAAGGTTATGAAATATATGCAAGTGAAATATTATCTGCAGCTATGagttcatgcatgtgtgtatatatatactctttcCTACCACATCTTTGGTGACCTGGTGATCTCTTTCTGTACTCATTATTTATactgcctttttcttttttaagggtTAGAACAAGTTTAGCAGTAacagtgaaaacaaacagccagacaCAAACTACCATAATGTCTGGTGCAACACCTCCAGCACTGTGTTCATAGCCATGCTGCCATGAAGCACGTCGCTCAATAAACTGTCCACAGGGTCATAAAAGTCGTTACTAAACATTTTACGGCACTATAAAAATCCCTGTCCAATAAAACATTGATTATTTAAAAGGTACAGTCACAAAGTCTTCGGTTATAAATaatacacactgatacacaATGCCCAAACCATGCACAACTATAATATAGTGCCCATGCTTAAACAACCCTCTGGTTCACAACTGCAAGTTTTTCAGTCAAGATGTCTACCTGAATGTTAACAGTAAGTAAAGCTAAGCTCATGATGAACCTTTTCTTTTACTCAGCAAAAatcaccatgaaaaaaaaaatagcttggTTGACTTATAGACCACTGAATCCTTTCTCAAGATTTTCACTTCTGCATGAGTCAATCATCACATCACCATTTCCCCATATCTTTGTAATGGTTACTTGTGAACTTTAGTAAAGGTAGTGCAACTTTTTGATTATATTCCTAATCCGATTATCCAGATAGCACTGTTAATAGGATTTGAGGACAGTCACTATGACCTGACTGCTGCAGTGTAGCAATATCCACACCATGTGTCCAAAATCATGATAATATTGCAGCACTGTTTCCCGATTAAATTGTATGCCAGGATGGAAACAGATTTACAGAAATTATCTGATCTTATCTCTGCCTACTTAAGGgctataagaataaaaaaaaaaaaaaaaaaaaaaaaataagatggatgtaaaatatgcaaaatacagaaaaagtgaTGCAACAATAGTTGTGTACCTAGCAACAGTTTGAGCAGGTCATAAACACTATGCTGATCAGCTGCTGAACtagccagcagcagcaggtaTAAGTGGACTGGTGTAGATTTATGCTATACCATAACCATGAAACAGTCAAAATTCTGTTATGCCTTGTGAAATTGCTTATAGTGGAgtgcaaaacacaaaactgtcTGTCAGTAGTCCCTTTAATTTCCTTCTTTCCCCGCagttttgcacacacacactcacacatgcacgctcGCGCATAGGATTCATTTTCCTAGAAAACATCCATGAAAGTTAAGAATATAATAAAACCTTCATTTTCACCGTTTTGGCCATTTGCTTTTCAAGCTTGTTTTCTACAACATACTGTCTTTTTTCAAATGTCTCTAGAGATGAAGAATTTCAATGATCAGCGCATGTGCATTAAATTTCTCCTGTACACCCATAATTAGACAGCCACTTCCAAGTGTTATATTCCAAAGACCTTTGTTCTATGATCAAAATTCttattaaaatgtcttttttgctaTCTTTCAGAAGAGTAAACTCCCCAACAGACACCAAAATTTTGACAAGATGAGCATCACACAGTGGTCTTTCTTCCAAATTTACTTTCATATGAAAACGTTCAGCAACATTATGAGACTATTCCCAGAAGTGTCAATAACTGCCATCATGATGCCTCTACAACATTAGTGTACACTTTTAGGACATCTGGGTGATCGTCTAACTTATCCAAAACCTTCGCTATCAGCTCAATGTCTTTGCTGCCCAAAGAAACATCATTTAATGAAAGAAACGTGACTTCTGCAGACCTTACTGGTAGGTTCTTTGCCTCCAGTTCCTTCTTTACTGAGTACACATGCTCTGGAGCACtgagaaactggaaaaaagtaCAACTGTCAgttatacacacatacaaaccacAACTTTCATGGGGATTGTCACATGTTAGTCACTGCATATCTCTCattgtatacattttttattgttttgcttgaTCTGAGATCATTAAATTAAAGGTCTCgaaataaaacactttaaaagcTAAATTAAAAGGTCTTGAAAGGGAACTACCTGATAATGATGCACAtcaaaattattacaattataaatattttgatacatAATTAGCACCAttcaaatgtttatattttaatccCAAGTCAGCGCTGAAGCTGCAATGCGACAAACTGGCCAGGCCAGTAAATGAAGTTTCTGATAAGTacctgaagaaatttttttccctcctcatCTGCTTCCAAAGTGACTTCCTCAGCACCAACTTCGATTGCAAGTTCAATGTACTCCTCCATGTTTGGAGTAGTCTCCCCTTGGTCTGGGATATCCACCATCACCAACCCTTTCTGTTCAAAAGTCATTCTTGCCAAAAAGCTATTTTCATAAAGTGAAAACCTGCAATGAAAGTGGTcaactgaataaaaaatatatgttttttagcaaaaaataaaaaattctttgaaatacTTTCCAACACTTTGTTAGGACACTTCTTATGCTGGTAATTTGTGCGTTTAACTTCAGCACTCGGATTCATGAGGCATGCTTTCCCAGCCTATTACGCTAGTCTAGCTAGGTAACTCTGTTTCCACTAGATAGTGCCTAAAACCATGCATTCAGTGTACGACTACCCAAATCATCTGTGATCTCATTCAGCGCAATGAGTCCCCCTTTGGCTAAAATactgcgctttataaattcccatattattattattacttgacATGCTAGTTATTGGAAGGGGTCccttttgaaaactttttctctGGTAATATGGTAGAGATCATGCTTTATATAGTTCAACAGAACCAAGCAGAATTTATTTAGACCTAACAAATCGACtggaaagataaaacagaattttttggTGCTTATTGTTTCTGTCTAATTTATAATATAAGAGTAGCagaagccaaaaataaaatgagactGAATATTGCAATAGATATGGCGCACTCTGTTGGTTTTTTccatttgtcattttgtttcattgatCATTGTTCAGAGTGATTATGgcttgaaattttgttttacaaaatttttttatgttttagttgTAGGTTTCCTGCTTCACATTTGACAATTTTGGAGAATTCAATGCTGGTCAGTTAAGAAAATTCCCCTGCTCGGTGACTCATTGATCAGGTTAGTCTGTGTATCAAATTAGCCCCCTAGTTCCCTTCCCAAAGAAAGGATAGCTTCCCCCATGGTTAAAATACAATCCCAGAGCAGAATGTTGCTAGCTTGGGCTTTAATTTCTACATGCCATTCCACAGTATGAAGTCTGTGAATGGTTTATGAACCATTTACTCATCAAGAAActgcttttctttaaacttcCTGTGTGATCATCAATTTAAATAACATTGTGATACATAGGCACAATTGCCACAGATATAGTTTAGTAAAGCCACAAGACTAAATATTGCAATCAACAAAGTTCTGTTCCTTTTTTGCTATTATTCATTTAGGTTTCAATTGAAAATAAACTCATAATTTTGTTGTCTAATATATATTTAAGGAACATGTTTTGGTTGGAATGGGTAAATAGGAGTGTAGCTCCTTGGTTGctttcttgatttttaaaaatgtttctggtttttttgtgggtttttttcttttgttattgttttctgaaGGTAAATTTGGGCAGTTTTACCTACGAGTAAGCTGTCAATGTCCATTAATATAGGATGAGGTCATTACACTTACCCGCACTTTTTGACATAACTCTGCAGCTCTTGGCGTGTCTGGCTCTGGTTTACGGTCATTGCTTCAATTAGCATGATACTCCCCCCTGGACCCTTGGCTTCAAACACGGTTGGAGGCACATCTTTCATCTTACCCTGTGGAAAGACAAC
This sequence is a window from Pomacea canaliculata isolate SZHN2017 linkage group LG5, ASM307304v1, whole genome shotgun sequence. Protein-coding genes within it:
- the LOC112565073 gene encoding uncharacterized protein LOC112565073; the encoded protein is MALRSIQNNFQAFQNWSRELFKVSRLQINGNLGKRSSVRQHSFSSFWQVYSEGYQVVPKFCSTYHLVMPSKVKIRANQCSYMVQLVRGMAGHSKWQNIKNIKAAEDAKKARTIQDFTRRARAIIREKGSADPKNNPLLARLLVEAKSKCIPNANIERVLSQMGKMKDVPPTVFEAKGPGGSIMLIEAMTVNQSQTRQELQSYVKKCGFSLYENSFLARMTFEQKGLVMVDIPDQGETTPNMEEYIELAIEVGAEEVTLEADEEGKKFLQFLSAPEHVYSVKKELEAKNLPVRSAEVTFLSLNDVSLGSKDIELIAKVLDKLDDHPDVLKVYTNVVEAS